The stretch of DNA GCTGTTGCGGCAGCTCAAGTCCATATTTGCCCAGGAAATACACTGGGGAGAGCACGCGTTCTTGCAGCACGCCCTTGGGGAACAGGCTGTTCCGTGCGCGCACGATCTGATCGCGGAGCGTTGCTTCACGGCGTTTGCCTGCCCGGAGCACACGCTTCCGGAACTGATCCAGCTCGTGTTCCAACCTGGTAGTCCAGGCCTCCGTAGCCGGTCCCAGCGAAGGGTCCACCCGTTCTACGAGCGGCCGCAACCGTGTACCCAGCACGCGAAATTGCTGTCGCGCTTCTTCAAGGGCTGCTTCCAGCTCTCCGTCGAGCTGCGCCTGCACCAGCTGATGAAAAAGTCGATCAGGATCCTCCTGTAGCGCTTCGGGGCGTACATGATAGCGCTGGAGCCACCGAGCGATTCGGGGTTCCACCAGCATCACCAACGCCCGGGGATAGACCAGGGGCATGGGGATTTCGGCCCATTCATACAGCGGTTTGAGCTGAGCCCAGTACGCAACCTCTGCCGGTCCTGCCACATACGCCAGCGTGGGCAGCAACCAATCCTGGTAAAGGGGACGCAGCAGAACACCCGGACTGAAACGCTCGGGCCTCTCCTGAAGCAGCCGCAGTGCTTCCGTACGGGACAATACCTGGTTTTCGTTCCGCAGGCGGAACCCTGTTGGCTCTACTTCCAGCGGAATACGCTGGCGATCTGTCAGCAAGAACAGCTTCAAGGGGCGCGTTCGTACCTGCACATGATAGTGGGCCGCCAGTGCCTGGCTGACCGCTTCAAGCCGGCGGTGCGCCGTCTCCCAGTCGGTTAACTCGCGCTCAAACAGCGGCCGGGCCAGGGCCTTCAGACGGGCATCGCCCGGGTCTATCAACACCAGACCAACGTCTTCGGGCATCCATCGCTTCAACAGACGGGCAAAGGCATCCTGAAAGGTAACG from Rhodothermus sp. encodes:
- the bshC gene encoding bacillithiol biosynthesis cysteine-adding enzyme BshC encodes the protein MQSTPFLMETNGQVQVHERVPLTVLHGLSSLFVRYATAYESLAAFYAGDYRKPSVRRELAQRTAAHPRDRETLVQVLLAQHERWGLDAPTRKQIEALRDPESVVVVAGQQVGLFGGPLFTLYKALTLVKLAQTLTDELRRPVVPIFWLAGEDHDYEEVASVTVLKGTEPVTLRLEHPDGTYAGPVGRLTFPESIQALLEALADLLPPTDFREPLLALLRETYRPGVTFQDAFARLLKRWMPEDVGLVLIDPGDARLKALARPLFERELTDWETAHRRLEAVSQALAAHYHVQVRTRPLKLFLLTDRQRIPLEVEPTGFRLRNENQVLSRTEALRLLQERPERFSPGVLLRPLYQDWLLPTLAYVAGPAEVAYWAQLKPLYEWAEIPMPLVYPRALVMLVEPRIARWLQRYHVRPEALQEDPDRLFHQLVQAQLDGELEAALEEARQQFRVLGTRLRPLVERVDPSLGPATEAWTTRLEHELDQFRKRVLRAGKRREATLRDQIVRARNSLFPKGVLQERVLSPVYFLGKYGLELPQQLLHTLSLDTSALQVIYL